One region of Gossypium raimondii isolate GPD5lz chromosome 6, ASM2569854v1, whole genome shotgun sequence genomic DNA includes:
- the LOC105774500 gene encoding protein NDL1 isoform X1, whose protein sequence is MADSSDSISIDMETISLGAKEYLVKTRCGMVSVAVFGDQDKPALVTYPDLALNHISCFQGLFFSPEVNSFLLHNFCIYHISPPGHEVGAAPIGSDDLMPSVDDLADQVLEVLNFFGLGAVMCMGVTAGAYVLTLFAMKYRQRVLGLILVSPLCRAPSWTEWLLNKVMSNLLYFYGMCGVVKELLLKRYFSQEVRGSVEESESDIVQACRRLLDERQSINVQQFLEAMNGRRDLSEGLRKLHCRSLIFVGENSPFHSEALHMTSKLDRRYSALVEVQACGSIVTEEQPHAMLIPLEYFLMGFGLYRSTLSVSRRSPLSPTCISPELLSPESMGLKLKPIKTRIS, encoded by the exons ATGGCAGATTCTAGTGATTCAATTTCCATTGATATGGAAACGATCTCTCTTGGTGCCAAG GAGTACCTTGTTAAAACTCGCTGCGGAATGGTTTCCGTTGCAGTATTTGGAGACCAGGATAAGCCGGCTCTTGTTACCTATCCTGATTTAGCTCTAAATC ATATCTCCTGTTTTCAAGGCTTGTTCTTTTCTCCAGAAGTTAATTCCTTTCTCCTCCACAATTTttgcatatatcatataagTCCTCCAGGGCATGAG GTAGGAGCTGCCCCAATCGGTTCTGATGACCTTATGCCTTCTGTTGATGACTTGGCAGATCAGGTTCTTGAGGTTCTCAACTTTTTTGG GCTTGGCGCTGTAATGTGTATGGGGGTTACAGCTGGAGCATACGTTCTTACTCTATTTGCT ATGAAATACAGGCAGCGTGTCCTCGGGTTAATACTTGTTTCTCCACTATGCAGAGCGCCCTCATGGACAGAATGGTTGTTAAATAAG GTGATGTCAAACTTACTTTATTTCTATGGCATGTGTGGAGTGGTGAAGGAGTTATTGCTTAAGCGGTACTTCAGCCAG GAAGTTCGAGGTAGTGTTGAAGAATCCGAATCAGATATAGTTCAAGCATGCAGAAGA TTGCTAGATGAAAGGCAGAGTATAAATGTTCAGCAATTCCTCGAAGCAATGAATGG GAGACGTGACCTTAGCGAAGGATTAAGGAAACTGCATTGCCGATCACTAATATTTGTCGGGGAGAATTCTCCTTTCCATTCCGAGGCTCTCCACATGACATCAAAATTAGATAGAAGATATAGTGCCTTAGTGGAG GTTCAGGCATGTGGATCAATAGTAACTGAGGAGCAGCCTCATGCAATGTTGATACCACTGGAGTACTTTCTTATGGGATTTGGCTTATACAGGTCGACTCTAAGTGTTAGCCGGAGAAGCCCATTGAGTCCAACTTGCATCTCCCCGGAGCTTCTTTCACCGGAAAGCATGGGCTTGAAGTTGAAACCGATTAAAACCCGGATTTCTTAG
- the LOC105774500 gene encoding protein NDL1 isoform X2, producing the protein MENDQEYLVKTRCGMVSVAVFGDQDKPALVTYPDLALNHISCFQGLFFSPEVNSFLLHNFCIYHISPPGHEVGAAPIGSDDLMPSVDDLADQVLEVLNFFGLGAVMCMGVTAGAYVLTLFAMKYRQRVLGLILVSPLCRAPSWTEWLLNKVMSNLLYFYGMCGVVKELLLKRYFSQEVRGSVEESESDIVQACRRLLDERQSINVQQFLEAMNGRRDLSEGLRKLHCRSLIFVGENSPFHSEALHMTSKLDRRYSALVEVQACGSIVTEEQPHAMLIPLEYFLMGFGLYRSTLSVSRRSPLSPTCISPELLSPESMGLKLKPIKTRIS; encoded by the exons atggaaaacgATCAA GAGTACCTTGTTAAAACTCGCTGCGGAATGGTTTCCGTTGCAGTATTTGGAGACCAGGATAAGCCGGCTCTTGTTACCTATCCTGATTTAGCTCTAAATC ATATCTCCTGTTTTCAAGGCTTGTTCTTTTCTCCAGAAGTTAATTCCTTTCTCCTCCACAATTTttgcatatatcatataagTCCTCCAGGGCATGAG GTAGGAGCTGCCCCAATCGGTTCTGATGACCTTATGCCTTCTGTTGATGACTTGGCAGATCAGGTTCTTGAGGTTCTCAACTTTTTTGG GCTTGGCGCTGTAATGTGTATGGGGGTTACAGCTGGAGCATACGTTCTTACTCTATTTGCT ATGAAATACAGGCAGCGTGTCCTCGGGTTAATACTTGTTTCTCCACTATGCAGAGCGCCCTCATGGACAGAATGGTTGTTAAATAAG GTGATGTCAAACTTACTTTATTTCTATGGCATGTGTGGAGTGGTGAAGGAGTTATTGCTTAAGCGGTACTTCAGCCAG GAAGTTCGAGGTAGTGTTGAAGAATCCGAATCAGATATAGTTCAAGCATGCAGAAGA TTGCTAGATGAAAGGCAGAGTATAAATGTTCAGCAATTCCTCGAAGCAATGAATGG GAGACGTGACCTTAGCGAAGGATTAAGGAAACTGCATTGCCGATCACTAATATTTGTCGGGGAGAATTCTCCTTTCCATTCCGAGGCTCTCCACATGACATCAAAATTAGATAGAAGATATAGTGCCTTAGTGGAG GTTCAGGCATGTGGATCAATAGTAACTGAGGAGCAGCCTCATGCAATGTTGATACCACTGGAGTACTTTCTTATGGGATTTGGCTTATACAGGTCGACTCTAAGTGTTAGCCGGAGAAGCCCATTGAGTCCAACTTGCATCTCCCCGGAGCTTCTTTCACCGGAAAGCATGGGCTTGAAGTTGAAACCGATTAAAACCCGGATTTCTTAG
- the LOC105774500 gene encoding protein NDL2 isoform X3, whose translation MADSSDSISIDMETISLGAKEYLVKTRCGMVSVAVFGDQDKPALVTYPDLALNHISCFQGLFFSPEVNSFLLHNFCIYHISPPGHEVGAAPIGSDDLMPSVDDLADQVLEVLNFFGLGAVMCMGVTAGAYVLTLFAMKYRQRVLGLILVSPLCRAPSWTEWLLNKVMSNLLYFYGMCGVVKELLLKRYFSQEVRGSVEESESDIVQACRRLLDERQSINVQQFLEAMNGRRDLSEGLRKLHCRSLIFVGENSPFHSEALHMTSKLDRRYSALVEVDSKC comes from the exons ATGGCAGATTCTAGTGATTCAATTTCCATTGATATGGAAACGATCTCTCTTGGTGCCAAG GAGTACCTTGTTAAAACTCGCTGCGGAATGGTTTCCGTTGCAGTATTTGGAGACCAGGATAAGCCGGCTCTTGTTACCTATCCTGATTTAGCTCTAAATC ATATCTCCTGTTTTCAAGGCTTGTTCTTTTCTCCAGAAGTTAATTCCTTTCTCCTCCACAATTTttgcatatatcatataagTCCTCCAGGGCATGAG GTAGGAGCTGCCCCAATCGGTTCTGATGACCTTATGCCTTCTGTTGATGACTTGGCAGATCAGGTTCTTGAGGTTCTCAACTTTTTTGG GCTTGGCGCTGTAATGTGTATGGGGGTTACAGCTGGAGCATACGTTCTTACTCTATTTGCT ATGAAATACAGGCAGCGTGTCCTCGGGTTAATACTTGTTTCTCCACTATGCAGAGCGCCCTCATGGACAGAATGGTTGTTAAATAAG GTGATGTCAAACTTACTTTATTTCTATGGCATGTGTGGAGTGGTGAAGGAGTTATTGCTTAAGCGGTACTTCAGCCAG GAAGTTCGAGGTAGTGTTGAAGAATCCGAATCAGATATAGTTCAAGCATGCAGAAGA TTGCTAGATGAAAGGCAGAGTATAAATGTTCAGCAATTCCTCGAAGCAATGAATGG GAGACGTGACCTTAGCGAAGGATTAAGGAAACTGCATTGCCGATCACTAATATTTGTCGGGGAGAATTCTCCTTTCCATTCCGAGGCTCTCCACATGACATCAAAATTAGATAGAAGATATAGTGCCTTAGTGGAG GTCGACTCTAAGTGTTAG